A part of Citrifermentans bremense genomic DNA contains:
- a CDS encoding DUF488 domain-containing protein — translation MLKIKRIYQEADPKDGLRILVDRLWPRGISKERAHVDRWEKELAPSDELRRWFGHDPERWQEFKSRYGAELEGQGELLHELAAKAANGPVTLLYAAKDEEHNNAVVLQELLGKMAAR, via the coding sequence ATGCTGAAGATAAAGCGCATTTACCAGGAAGCTGACCCCAAGGACGGCCTGCGTATCCTCGTCGACCGACTCTGGCCCCGCGGCATCTCCAAGGAGCGGGCGCACGTCGACCGCTGGGAGAAAGAACTTGCCCCAAGCGATGAGTTGCGCCGCTGGTTCGGCCACGATCCCGAACGCTGGCAGGAGTTCAAAAGCCGCTATGGCGCCGAGCTTGAGGGGCAGGGGGAACTGCTGCATGAATTAGCGGCCAAGGCCGCCAATGGGCCGGTGACTCTGCTGTACGCCGCAAAAGACGAAGAGCATAACAACGCGGTGGTGCTGCAGGAGCTTCTCGGCAAAATGGCGGCCAGGTGA